The following are encoded in a window of Bradyrhizobium sp. WBOS07 genomic DNA:
- a CDS encoding DoxX family protein, giving the protein MPAFVTFGRILFAVLFIYTGATKLFAIQATADFIATKVVVPDVVAPYASQIETATAMTTPQLLAIAIGGLEIVAGLMIALNFGARFFALLMIVYVAVSTVLFYDFWNQAAPDNAKVVVDALKNLSIIGALFMLMGYGRTTRPAEAAYGDV; this is encoded by the coding sequence ATGCCAGCGTTCGTGACTTTCGGGCGAATTCTGTTCGCCGTTCTGTTCATCTACACGGGCGCGACCAAGCTCTTTGCCATCCAGGCGACGGCTGACTTCATCGCCACCAAGGTCGTGGTGCCCGACGTCGTCGCGCCCTATGCCAGCCAGATCGAGACCGCCACCGCCATGACCACGCCGCAGCTGCTGGCGATCGCGATCGGCGGGCTCGAGATCGTCGCAGGCCTGATGATCGCGCTGAATTTCGGCGCCAGGTTCTTCGCGCTGCTGATGATCGTCTACGTCGCGGTTTCGACCGTGCTGTTCTATGACTTCTGGAACCAGGCGGCGCCCGACAATGCGAAAGTGGTGGTCGACGCGCTGAAGAACCTCTCGATTATCGGCGCATTGTTCATGCTGATGGGCTACGGCCGCACAACGCGTCCGGCCGAGGCGGCCTACGGCGACGTGTAG
- a CDS encoding NADP-dependent malic enzyme gives MSSYSDDLHQAALAYHRLPRPGKLEIQATKPLANQRDLALAYSPGVAAACTEIAKNPAEAASLTTRANLVAVVSNGTAVLGLGNIGPLASKPVMEGKAVLFKKFAGIDVFDIEIAADTIDRVVETVAALEPTFGGINLEDIRGPECFEIETRLKERMKIPVFHDDQHGTAIIVAAAITNGLRLNGKKLSDVKIVASGAGAAALATLNLLVSMGAQRKNIWVCDIDGLVHEGRNTSMDRWKAVYAQKTDKRTLGDVIGGADIFIGLSAPGVLKPEMAKAMADKPLIMALANPTPEIMPEEARKARPDAMICTGRSDYPNQVNNVLCFPFIFRGALDVGATAINEEMKHAAVEAIAQLAREAPSDAVALGVETNEMGGFGPGSLIPSPFDPRLILRVAPAVAKAAMESGVATRPITNFDEYAAQLMRFAFRSGLVMKPMFAKAKTQPVRVIYAEGEDERVLRATQVVLEENLARPILVGRPSVVEARIKRFGLSIRAGKDFDLVNPEDDPRYRSYVQSYVEVAGRRGVTPDAARTVVRTNNTVIAALAVTRGEADAMLCGVEGRYMSHLRHVREIVGFCPGISDYAALALLITTKGAFFIADTQVRPNPSAEELAEIASLAAVHVQRFNIKPKIAFVSHSDFGSYDTDSSRKMRLATQLLKDKHPEIEADGEMQGDTALSVAARKMVLPHSKLEGEANILIMPTLDTANVAYQMIKSLADALPVGPILVGPARPAHILTPSVTARGILNMTAVAVVEAQERAARQQPTLFT, from the coding sequence ATGTCGTCCTATTCTGATGATCTCCACCAGGCGGCGCTCGCCTACCATCGTCTGCCGCGCCCCGGCAAGCTCGAGATCCAGGCGACCAAGCCGCTTGCCAACCAGCGCGACCTCGCGCTGGCCTATTCGCCGGGCGTCGCCGCGGCCTGCACCGAGATCGCCAAGAATCCGGCCGAGGCCGCCAGCCTGACCACCCGCGCCAATCTGGTTGCCGTGGTCTCGAACGGTACCGCCGTGCTCGGCCTCGGCAATATCGGGCCGCTGGCCTCCAAGCCCGTCATGGAAGGCAAGGCGGTCCTGTTCAAGAAGTTCGCCGGCATCGACGTGTTCGATATCGAGATTGCCGCCGACACCATCGACCGCGTGGTCGAGACCGTGGCGGCGCTCGAGCCGACCTTCGGCGGCATCAATCTGGAGGACATCCGGGGACCCGAGTGCTTCGAGATCGAGACGCGCTTGAAGGAGCGCATGAAGATCCCGGTCTTCCATGACGACCAGCACGGCACCGCCATCATCGTCGCCGCTGCCATCACCAACGGCCTCAGGCTGAACGGCAAGAAGCTGTCCGACGTCAAGATCGTCGCGTCCGGGGCGGGGGCCGCGGCGCTCGCGACGCTCAATCTCCTGGTGTCGATGGGCGCGCAGCGCAAGAATATCTGGGTCTGCGACATCGACGGGCTCGTGCACGAGGGCCGCAATACGTCGATGGACCGCTGGAAGGCAGTCTATGCGCAGAAGACCGACAAGCGCACGCTCGGCGACGTCATCGGCGGCGCTGACATCTTCATCGGTCTCTCGGCACCGGGCGTGCTCAAGCCGGAAATGGCCAAGGCGATGGCGGACAAGCCGTTGATCATGGCGCTCGCCAATCCCACCCCGGAGATCATGCCGGAGGAGGCGCGGAAGGCGCGGCCCGACGCCATGATCTGCACCGGGCGCTCGGATTATCCGAACCAGGTCAACAACGTTCTCTGCTTTCCCTTCATCTTCCGCGGCGCGCTCGACGTCGGCGCCACCGCGATCAACGAGGAGATGAAGCACGCCGCGGTCGAGGCCATCGCACAGCTCGCACGCGAGGCGCCCTCGGATGCGGTGGCGTTGGGGGTCGAGACCAACGAAATGGGCGGTTTCGGTCCGGGCTCGCTGATCCCGAGCCCGTTCGATCCGCGGCTGATCCTGCGGGTGGCGCCGGCGGTTGCGAAGGCGGCGATGGAATCGGGTGTCGCGACGCGTCCCATCACCAATTTCGACGAATATGCCGCGCAGCTCATGCGCTTCGCGTTCCGCTCCGGCCTCGTCATGAAGCCGATGTTCGCCAAGGCCAAGACCCAGCCGGTGCGCGTGATCTACGCCGAAGGCGAGGACGAGCGCGTGCTGCGCGCCACGCAGGTGGTGCTGGAGGAGAACCTGGCGCGGCCGATCCTGGTCGGCCGTCCCTCGGTGGTGGAGGCGCGCATCAAGCGCTTCGGCCTCTCGATCCGCGCCGGCAAGGATTTCGACCTCGTCAATCCCGAGGACGATCCGCGCTACCGCTCCTACGTGCAGTCCTATGTCGAGGTCGCCGGCCGCCGCGGCGTGACGCCGGATGCGGCCCGCACCGTGGTGCGCACCAACAACACGGTGATCGCCGCGCTCGCCGTCACGCGCGGCGAGGCGGACGCCATGCTGTGCGGTGTCGAGGGCCGCTATATGAGCCATTTGCGCCATGTTCGCGAGATCGTCGGCTTCTGTCCCGGCATCAGCGACTACGCGGCGCTGGCGCTGCTGATCACGACTAAGGGCGCCTTCTTCATCGCCGACACGCAAGTCCGGCCCAATCCGAGCGCGGAGGAGCTGGCCGAGATCGCATCGCTCGCCGCGGTCCACGTCCAACGCTTCAACATCAAGCCGAAGATCGCCTTCGTCTCGCATTCGGATTTCGGCAGCTACGATACCGATTCCTCGCGCAAGATGCGGTTGGCGACCCAGCTGTTGAAGGACAAGCATCCCGAGATCGAGGCCGACGGCGAGATGCAGGGCGACACCGCGCTATCCGTTGCCGCGCGAAAAATGGTGCTGCCGCATTCCAAGCTGGAGGGCGAGGCCAACATCCTGATCATGCCGACGCTGGACACCGCCAACGTCGCCTATCAGATGATCAAGTCGCTGGCAGACGCGCTGCCCGTCGGCCCGATCCTGGTCGGCCCGGCGCGCCCCGCACACATCCTCACGCCGTCGGTGACCGCGCGCGGCATCCTCAACATGACAGCCGTGGCCGTGGTGGAAGCGCAGGAGCGCGCCGCAAGGCAGCAGCCGACGTTGTTTACGTAA
- the aspS gene encoding aspartate--tRNA ligase has product MHRYRSHTCGALRESNIGETVRLSGWVHRVRDHGGVLFIDLRDHYGLTQCVVDPDSPAFSLAEKLRSEFVVRMDGKARRRPDGTDNDDLPTGKVEVYISEIEVLGPAGDLPLPVFGDQEYPEDIRLKYRFLDLRREKLHQNIMTRVAIIKSMRRRMEEQGFFEFNTPILTASSPEGARDFLVPSRIHPGKFYALPQAPQQYKQLLMMSGFDRYFQIAPCFRDEDPRADRLPGEFYQLDVEMSFVTQDDVFAAMEPVITGVFEEFAKGKPVTKGWRRIPFAEALRKYGSDKPDLRNPIEMQDVSEHFRGSGFKVFARMLEDPKNQVWAIPAPGGGSRAFCDRMNSWAQGEGQPGLGYIMWREGGEGAGPLANNIGPERTAAIRAQIGTKEGDAAFFVAGDPDKFWKFSGLARNKVGEELNLTDKERFELAWIVDFPMYEYNEDDKKVDFSHNPFSMPQGGLEALKGQDPLTIKAFQYDITCNGYEIASGGIRNHVPEAMVKAFEIAGYGEQEVVDRFGGMYRAFQYGAPPHGGMAAGVDRIVMLLCGTTNLREISLFPMNQQAMDLLMGAPSEATTKQLRELHVRVNLPQK; this is encoded by the coding sequence ATGCATCGCTACCGGTCACATACATGCGGCGCGCTCCGCGAGAGCAACATCGGCGAGACGGTCCGGCTTTCGGGCTGGGTCCATCGCGTCCGCGACCATGGCGGCGTGCTGTTCATCGACCTGCGCGACCATTACGGCCTGACCCAGTGCGTGGTCGATCCGGACTCGCCGGCCTTCTCGCTGGCCGAGAAGCTGCGCTCGGAATTCGTGGTGCGGATGGACGGCAAGGCCCGCCGCCGCCCCGACGGCACCGACAATGACGACCTGCCGACCGGCAAGGTCGAGGTCTATATCAGCGAGATCGAGGTGCTCGGTCCGGCCGGCGACCTGCCGCTGCCGGTGTTTGGCGACCAGGAATACCCTGAGGATATCCGCCTCAAGTATCGCTTCCTCGATCTGCGCCGCGAAAAACTGCACCAGAACATCATGACGCGCGTCGCGATCATCAAGTCGATGCGCCGGCGCATGGAGGAGCAGGGCTTCTTCGAGTTCAACACGCCGATCCTGACCGCGTCCTCGCCGGAAGGCGCGCGCGACTTCCTCGTCCCGTCGCGCATCCATCCCGGCAAGTTCTACGCGCTGCCGCAGGCGCCGCAGCAATACAAGCAGCTCTTGATGATGAGCGGCTTCGACCGCTATTTCCAGATCGCGCCGTGCTTCCGCGACGAGGACCCGCGCGCCGACCGTCTGCCCGGCGAGTTCTACCAGCTCGACGTCGAGATGAGCTTCGTCACGCAGGACGACGTGTTCGCGGCGATGGAGCCGGTCATCACCGGCGTGTTCGAGGAGTTCGCAAAGGGCAAGCCGGTGACCAAGGGCTGGCGCCGGATTCCGTTCGCCGAAGCCTTGCGCAAATACGGCAGCGACAAGCCGGATTTGCGCAACCCCATCGAGATGCAGGACGTCTCCGAGCATTTCCGCGGAAGCGGCTTCAAGGTGTTCGCGCGCATGCTCGAGGATCCCAAGAACCAGGTCTGGGCGATCCCGGCGCCGGGCGGCGGCTCCCGCGCGTTCTGCGACCGCATGAACTCGTGGGCGCAGGGCGAGGGTCAGCCCGGCCTCGGCTACATCATGTGGCGCGAGGGCGGCGAGGGCGCGGGTCCCCTTGCGAACAACATCGGCCCCGAGCGCACGGCCGCGATCCGCGCGCAGATCGGCACCAAGGAGGGCGATGCCGCCTTCTTCGTCGCCGGCGATCCCGACAAGTTCTGGAAGTTCTCCGGCCTTGCCCGCAACAAGGTCGGCGAGGAATTGAACCTCACCGACAAGGAGCGGTTCGAGCTCGCCTGGATCGTCGACTTCCCGATGTACGAGTACAACGAGGACGACAAGAAGGTCGACTTCTCGCACAACCCGTTCTCGATGCCGCAGGGCGGCCTCGAGGCGCTGAAGGGCCAGGATCCCCTGACCATCAAGGCGTTCCAGTACGACATCACCTGCAACGGCTACGAGATCGCCTCCGGCGGCATCCGCAACCACGTGCCGGAAGCGATGGTGAAGGCGTTCGAGATCGCCGGCTACGGCGAGCAGGAAGTGGTCGACCGCTTCGGCGGCATGTACCGCGCCTTCCAGTACGGCGCGCCGCCGCATGGCGGCATGGCCGCGGGCGTCGACCGCATCGTGATGCTGCTCTGTGGCACCACGAATCTGCGCGAGATCTCGCTGTTCCCGATGAACCAGCAGGCCATGGACCTCCTGATGGGCGCCCCGTCGGAAGCGACGACTAAGCAGCTCCGTGAGCTGCATGTGCGGGTGAACCTGCCGCAGAAGTAA
- a CDS encoding dihydrofolate reductase — protein sequence MSFRIEGYVIVSADGMLADAGRVMPDSLKFEGDKLFFEQALDRAALIVHGRNSHEQQPNSPHRKRLILTRKIRALTVDPELPNATLWNPEHASFEEACAFADIAAGIVAVIGGPVVFDLFMDRYDTFWLSEAPHVRLPGGEGCFVGVPQRTPHEVLASHGLKPGAPYLLDAAHEVTVTPWRPG from the coding sequence TTGTCTTTCCGGATCGAAGGCTACGTCATCGTCTCGGCGGACGGCATGCTTGCCGACGCCGGTCGCGTCATGCCCGACAGCCTGAAGTTCGAGGGCGACAAGCTGTTTTTCGAGCAGGCGCTCGATCGCGCCGCGCTGATCGTGCATGGCCGCAACTCGCATGAGCAGCAGCCGAACTCGCCGCATCGCAAGCGGCTGATCCTGACCCGCAAGATCAGGGCGCTCACCGTCGATCCGGAACTGCCGAACGCGACGCTGTGGAATCCGGAACATGCGAGCTTCGAGGAGGCCTGCGCCTTTGCCGACATCGCCGCCGGCATTGTCGCCGTGATCGGCGGCCCCGTCGTGTTCGACCTGTTCATGGACCGCTACGACACGTTCTGGCTGTCCGAAGCCCCGCATGTGCGCCTGCCCGGCGGCGAAGGCTGCTTCGTCGGCGTACCCCAGCGGACGCCGCACGAGGTGCTGGCTTCGCACGGACTGAAGCCGGGCGCGCCGTATTTGCTCGACGCGGCGCACGAGGTGACCGTGACGCCGTGGCGGCCGGGCTAG
- a CDS encoding transposase yields MSDYRRAFVAGGCWFFTVNLLDRRKALLTDRIELLRDAVAATRQSHPFTIDAFVVLPDHLHAFWKLPSGDADFSVRWRLIKTRFAKALPATEQLSAVRFARTERGIWQRRFWEHLIRDEADYARHVEYCYYNPVKHGHVSKVSDWPYSSFHRDVRAGLFPEDWGGDAKVVGEFGERG; encoded by the coding sequence ATGTCCGACTATCGCCGCGCATTCGTCGCCGGAGGATGTTGGTTCTTCACGGTGAACCTGCTCGATCGGCGCAAGGCTCTTTTGACCGACCGGATCGAGCTGCTGCGAGATGCGGTCGCCGCAACGCGACAGAGTCATCCCTTTACGATTGATGCTTTCGTTGTTCTGCCGGATCATCTCCACGCATTCTGGAAGCTGCCATCGGGTGATGCCGATTTTTCGGTGCGCTGGCGGTTGATCAAGACCCGTTTTGCCAAAGCACTTCCGGCGACGGAGCAGCTGAGCGCAGTCCGTTTCGCACGTACTGAACGCGGCATCTGGCAGCGACGCTTCTGGGAGCACTTGATCCGGGACGAGGCCGACTACGCCCGCCACGTCGAGTATTGCTATTACAATCCCGTGAAGCACGGGCACGTTTCGAAGGTGAGCGACTGGCCGTATTCGTCGTTTCACCGCGACGTCCGCGCCGGATTGTTTCCGGAGGATTGGGGCGGAGACGCGAAGGTCGTCGGCGAGTTCGGAGAGCGGGGATGA
- a CDS encoding helix-turn-helix domain-containing protein: MSDDAITTTGSTDASGLAADAAPISALLPAFGFRADQMEASANVVAWREAVATLFDVDELAADEPGPFRADISSYAMGPVLIGLSRASGQRFRRTAETIARSGVDHIILQLYLKGGFDGIAGERPIRVCAGDICLFDLAQTLETKATAFENVTLVVPRPMFGTHLLRVDDLHGLVLPGSSVVARLLAGHLTALFEFAPRMSLDECQSVVEGTVSLLAACLRNELERGDPDTDHAVTAGPSVMRIRQYIEAGLASDELSAGSIAAHFGLSRASLYRLFAPVGGIADYIRSRRLHRAFFDLASSDARTLRISEVARRWQLGTDAHFTRSFKAAYGITPRAAREAALLGVQRSTDGTCNATISQWMREIAPPRAD, translated from the coding sequence ATGAGCGACGACGCTATTACGACGACGGGGTCGACTGACGCCTCCGGACTGGCCGCTGATGCAGCGCCGATTTCAGCCTTGCTCCCGGCATTCGGCTTCCGCGCCGATCAGATGGAGGCCAGTGCCAACGTCGTGGCGTGGCGGGAGGCCGTCGCAACGCTATTCGACGTCGACGAGCTCGCCGCCGACGAACCGGGTCCGTTCCGCGCCGACATCAGCTCCTACGCGATGGGACCGGTGCTGATCGGATTGAGCCGGGCCAGCGGCCAGCGCTTTCGTCGCACCGCCGAGACGATCGCGCGCAGCGGCGTCGACCACATCATCCTCCAGCTCTATCTCAAGGGCGGCTTTGACGGCATCGCAGGCGAACGTCCGATCCGTGTGTGCGCCGGCGACATCTGCCTGTTCGACCTGGCGCAGACGCTGGAGACCAAGGCGACGGCCTTCGAGAATGTCACGCTGGTGGTTCCACGCCCGATGTTCGGCACGCATCTGCTGCGGGTCGACGATTTGCATGGTCTCGTCCTGCCGGGCAGCAGCGTCGTCGCGAGGCTGCTTGCGGGGCATCTCACCGCGCTGTTCGAATTTGCCCCGCGCATGAGCCTCGACGAATGCCAATCGGTGGTCGAGGGCACAGTCTCGCTGCTGGCGGCGTGCCTGCGCAACGAGCTCGAGCGCGGCGATCCCGACACCGACCATGCCGTCACGGCGGGTCCGTCCGTGATGCGGATTCGCCAATATATCGAAGCCGGCCTTGCCAGCGACGAGCTGTCGGCCGGGTCGATCGCGGCGCACTTCGGACTGTCGCGGGCTTCGCTGTACCGGCTGTTCGCGCCGGTCGGCGGCATCGCCGACTACATCCGCAGCCGGCGGCTGCACCGCGCCTTCTTCGACCTCGCCAGTTCAGATGCGAGAACCCTACGGATCAGCGAAGTCGCGCGGCGCTGGCAGCTCGGCACCGACGCGCATTTCACACGCTCTTTCAAGGCGGCCTATGGCATCACGCCACGCGCCGCGCGCGAGGCCGCCTTGCTCGGTGTGCAGCGGAGCACGGACGGAACCTGCAACGCGACGATTTCGCAGTGGATGCGCGAGATCGCGCCTCCACGTGCAGATTGA
- a CDS encoding glutathione peroxidase gives MLNRRTMLTVALGVLAPATRVFADGGMSRISAYAFSFPALSGDDIRLAAFTGKPLLVVNTASLCGYTPQYAGLQELWNEFRERGFTVIGVPSNDFGGQEPGGTSEIAATAHHQYGVTFPITAKAAVVGAKAHPFYKWAAEARPREVPRWNFHKYLIGRDGYIAEVFPSAVEPADTRIKTAVAKALAAG, from the coding sequence ATGCTGAACCGCAGGACCATGCTCACCGTCGCGCTGGGCGTGCTCGCGCCGGCGACGCGTGTGTTTGCCGATGGCGGCATGAGCCGCATCTCGGCCTATGCCTTTTCTTTCCCCGCCTTGTCCGGCGACGACATCCGCCTCGCCGCTTTCACCGGTAAGCCGCTGCTGGTCGTCAACACCGCCTCGCTCTGTGGCTACACCCCACAATATGCCGGCCTGCAGGAGCTCTGGAACGAGTTTCGCGAACGCGGCTTCACCGTGATCGGCGTGCCCTCCAACGATTTCGGCGGTCAGGAGCCGGGCGGCACCAGCGAGATCGCGGCGACCGCGCACCACCAATATGGCGTGACCTTTCCGATCACGGCCAAGGCTGCGGTGGTCGGTGCCAAGGCGCATCCGTTCTATAAATGGGCCGCTGAGGCGAGGCCTCGCGAAGTTCCGCGCTGGAACTTCCACAAATACCTGATCGGCCGCGACGGCTATATCGCCGAGGTGTTTCCCTCGGCGGTCGAGCCGGCCGACACGCGGATCAAGACGGCCGTTGCCAAGGCGCTGGCCGCCGGTTGA
- a CDS encoding polysaccharide deacetylase family protein: protein MRVAAGLILASAISLAMTGAAWSQTPAKPAAAAQAAPPATPTAAAAAAPPAAPAAGAAPAGFVNPPPPKQAPQPARAACTTPGALGVARTVEIDTTGGPGFGFEHFKELDFLRDKEVVLTFDDGPWPRNTPAVLKALADECTTGIFFIIGKHATYEPEILKQVYAAGHTVGAHTWSHANLNNKKLNEAQRKDEIEKGFAAVKWALGGISPAPFFRFPALQHPPEMVTYLGNRNVASFSCDIDSFDFKASKPEKIVDTVMKKLDTKGKGIILMHDFQKHTAEALPELLKRLKAGGYKVVAMRAKFPASTLPEYDQELIKDLKLPTVSQRPVNSVVTTVSE from the coding sequence ATGCGCGTGGCGGCAGGACTGATTTTGGCAAGCGCGATATCTCTGGCCATGACCGGCGCGGCGTGGTCGCAGACCCCGGCAAAGCCCGCAGCCGCGGCGCAAGCCGCACCGCCGGCCACGCCGACTGCTGCGGCTGCTGCCGCTCCGCCCGCAGCTCCCGCGGCAGGCGCCGCGCCGGCCGGCTTCGTCAATCCACCGCCGCCCAAGCAGGCACCGCAGCCGGCGCGCGCGGCCTGTACCACGCCAGGCGCGCTCGGTGTTGCCCGCACCGTCGAGATCGACACCACGGGCGGTCCGGGCTTCGGCTTCGAGCACTTCAAGGAGCTCGACTTCCTGCGCGACAAGGAGGTGGTGCTGACCTTCGACGACGGTCCATGGCCGCGCAATACGCCCGCGGTGCTGAAGGCGCTGGCCGATGAATGCACCACCGGCATCTTCTTCATCATCGGCAAGCACGCGACCTACGAGCCGGAGATCCTCAAGCAGGTCTACGCCGCCGGCCACACCGTCGGTGCCCACACCTGGTCGCACGCCAATCTCAACAACAAGAAGCTCAACGAAGCGCAGCGCAAGGACGAGATCGAGAAGGGCTTTGCAGCGGTGAAGTGGGCGCTCGGCGGCATCTCGCCCGCACCGTTCTTCCGCTTCCCGGCGCTACAGCATCCGCCCGAGATGGTCACCTATCTCGGCAACCGCAATGTCGCGAGCTTCTCCTGCGACATCGACTCGTTCGACTTCAAGGCCTCCAAGCCCGAGAAGATCGTCGACACCGTGATGAAGAAGCTCGACACCAAGGGCAAGGGCATCATCCTGATGCACGACTTCCAGAAGCACACTGCAGAGGCCCTGCCCGAGCTGCTCAAGCGGCTGAAGGCCGGCGGCTACAAGGTGGTGGCGATGCGCGCCAAGTTCCCGGCCTCGACGCTGCCGGAATACGACCAGGAGCTGATCAAGGACCTCAAGCTGCCAACGGTGAGCCAGCGCCCGGTCAATTCCGTGGTGACGACCGTTTCCGAATAG
- a CDS encoding YdiU family protein: MTVHFPFQNSYSALPDSFFARVAPTPVAAPRLIKLNRPLALQLGLDPDLLETPEGAAILAGKTVPAGADPIAMAYAGHQFGHFVPQLGDGRAILLGEVIDRDGIRRDIQLKGSGPTPFSRRGDGRAALGPVLREYIVSEAMFALGIPTTRSLAAVVTGEHVIRETALPGAVLTRIASSHIRVGTFQFSAARGNTEAIRALADHVIARHYPELREVERPYHALLAAVVARQAELIARWLLVGFIHGVMNTDNSSISGETIDYGPCAFMDAYNPAQVFSSIDEMGRYAYANQPRIALWNLTRLAECLLPLFADEQEKAVAEAQDILGAFSDLFSAAYQAGLRRKVGLFTERDGDEALIQDLLDAMAKNQADFTLTFRKLGDAAADDGTDVRAQFMEPAAFDEWAGRWRARIALEPQSAAERKAAMHAVNPIFIPRNHRVEAVIQAAVNDDDYAPFEELVKVLARPFEDQPDYAAYADPPLPDQRVLQTFCGT; the protein is encoded by the coding sequence ATGACGGTGCATTTCCCCTTCCAGAACTCCTATTCGGCGCTGCCGGACAGCTTCTTCGCCCGCGTCGCGCCGACCCCGGTCGCTGCTCCCCGGCTGATCAAGCTGAACCGGCCGCTGGCGCTCCAACTCGGGCTCGATCCTGACCTGCTGGAGACCCCCGAGGGCGCGGCGATCCTGGCCGGCAAGACGGTTCCCGCCGGAGCGGATCCCATCGCCATGGCCTATGCCGGGCACCAATTCGGGCATTTCGTGCCCCAGCTCGGCGACGGCCGCGCCATCCTGCTCGGCGAGGTCATCGACCGGGACGGCATCCGTCGCGATATCCAGCTCAAGGGAAGCGGCCCCACCCCCTTCTCCCGCCGCGGTGATGGCCGCGCCGCGCTCGGGCCGGTGCTGCGCGAATACATCGTCAGCGAAGCGATGTTCGCTTTGGGCATTCCCACCACGCGCTCGCTCGCCGCCGTCGTCACCGGCGAGCACGTCATCCGCGAGACCGCGCTGCCCGGCGCGGTGCTGACACGCATCGCCTCCAGCCACATCCGCGTCGGCACCTTCCAGTTCTCCGCCGCGCGCGGCAACACCGAGGCGATCCGCGCCCTCGCCGATCACGTCATTGCGCGACATTACCCTGAGCTGCGCGAGGTGGAGCGGCCCTATCACGCGCTGCTCGCGGCCGTGGTCGCGCGCCAGGCCGAGCTCATCGCGCGCTGGCTGCTGGTCGGCTTCATCCACGGCGTGATGAACACCGACAACAGCTCCATCTCCGGCGAGACCATCGATTACGGTCCCTGCGCCTTCATGGACGCCTACAACCCCGCCCAGGTGTTCTCCTCGATCGACGAGATGGGCCGCTACGCCTATGCCAACCAGCCGCGCATCGCCTTGTGGAATCTGACGCGCCTCGCCGAATGCCTGCTGCCGCTGTTCGCGGACGAGCAGGAGAAAGCGGTCGCCGAGGCGCAGGACATTCTCGGCGCGTTCTCCGACCTGTTCAGCGCGGCGTATCAAGCGGGTCTTCGCCGGAAGGTCGGCCTGTTCACGGAGCGCGACGGCGACGAGGCGCTGATCCAGGACCTGCTCGATGCCATGGCCAAGAACCAGGCCGACTTCACCCTCACCTTCCGCAAGCTCGGCGATGCCGCGGCCGACGATGGCACCGACGTGCGCGCCCAGTTCATGGAGCCCGCCGCTTTCGACGAATGGGCCGGACGCTGGCGCGCCCGCATCGCGCTGGAGCCGCAGAGCGCCGCGGAGCGGAAAGCGGCGATGCACGCCGTCAATCCCATCTTCATCCCGCGCAATCACCGCGTCGAAGCCGTGATCCAGGCCGCCGTGAACGACGACGATTACGCGCCGTTCGAGGAATTGGTGAAGGTGCTGGCGCGGCCGTTCGAGGACCAGCCGGACTATGCGGCATATGCCGATCCGCCGCTGCCGGACCAGCGGGTGCTGCAGACGTTCTGCGGGACGTAG
- a CDS encoding phosphodiesterase, producing MPFKFIHLTDTHLANPGSTLYGLDPRARLDAAIADINAHQSDAAFAVVTGDLTHWGEADSYANFAEAMVALKIPYIAMVGNHDKRVTCLDALKAAPRDANGFVQGTKTTEHGLFVFLDTLDETSHAGEMCERRLGWLASTLAAAPADQQFVVFMHHPPFPVGVHAMDEIGLKQSTEFAEVIAPYRARIRHLFFGHVHRPIFGSFGKIPFSTLRGTNHQVWFELDQSAPHLASHEPPGYGVVLIDDDNIVVHSHDFLDESLRFPFEPPAGMDGRDYALNFAAR from the coding sequence ATGCCCTTCAAATTCATCCACCTCACCGACACGCATCTCGCCAATCCCGGCTCGACGCTCTACGGCCTCGATCCGCGCGCGCGGCTGGATGCGGCGATTGCCGACATCAACGCGCATCAGTCCGATGCTGCGTTCGCGGTCGTGACCGGCGATCTCACCCATTGGGGCGAGGCTGACTCCTACGCCAATTTCGCCGAGGCGATGGTTGCGCTGAAGATCCCGTACATCGCCATGGTCGGCAATCACGACAAGCGCGTCACCTGCCTCGACGCCCTGAAGGCCGCGCCGCGCGATGCCAACGGCTTCGTGCAGGGCACGAAGACCACCGAGCACGGCCTGTTCGTCTTCCTCGACACGCTGGACGAGACCAGCCACGCCGGCGAGATGTGCGAGAGGCGCCTGGGCTGGCTGGCGAGCACGCTGGCGGCCGCGCCCGCCGACCAACAATTCGTCGTCTTCATGCACCATCCGCCCTTCCCGGTCGGCGTCCACGCCATGGACGAGATCGGGCTGAAGCAGAGCACGGAATTCGCCGAGGTGATCGCGCCCTACCGCGCGCGCATCCGCCACCTGTTCTTCGGCCACGTGCATCGGCCGATCTTCGGCAGTTTTGGCAAGATCCCGTTCTCGACACTGCGCGGCACCAACCACCAGGTCTGGTTCGAGCTCGACCAGAGCGCGCCGCACCTCGCCAGCCACGAGCCGCCGGGCTATGGCGTGGTGCTGATCGACGACGACAACATCGTCGTGCACAGCCACGACTTCCTCGACGAAAGCCTGCGCTTCCCGTTCGAGCCGCCCGCGGGAATGGACGGCCGCGACTATGCGCTCAACTTCGCGGCACGGTGA